GCGGTGCTTGAGCGCGTCGCGCAGCTTGGGGAGCGCCTGCGCTGGCGCCTTGTGGAGCACGCGGCCCAAGGCATCCTGAGTGGCGTAGCGCACGTCCTTGTCGTCGTCGTCGAGCAGCTCGAACAGGTCGGGGATGGTCTCGTCGCGGCGTCGGTCCGAGTTAATGGAGAGACCAGTCCAGAGCTTGACGACGTGCAGCCGCACCTCGCGGTGGGGGCTGTCGAGCGTCGCCTGGATGGCCTCGAAAAAGTCGTCCTGCCGTTCCGGCATCAGCTCGCGCAGGACCTGTAGCGCCTCGATGATTGCCAGCTGCGGCTGCGCCGGCTGCTCCGGCAAGGTGCCGAGCAGCGCCTTGACGATAGGCTCGCGCCAGCGCTCGGCCGCCTGCACCTGCACCAGCAGCGCCTTGACCGCCGCGGCACGCGCCTGCTCGCTACCTGACTTGAGCGTGGTCAGGTGCTTCTCGACCTGGCTGTCGAAGCCGCGGTCGGCTGAACCCTCCCGCCATTCCTCCACGGAATCCTTCAGTTCACTGAATCGGTCGCGCCATGACACGAGCTTGCGAAGGGATGAAGGTAATAAGGCTCGCGCGATGGCGCGCCATGCCGACCGCGGCGGAGCAATTCCTCAAGGCACACGACGCCCGGCTGCACGACCGCGTGCGCATCAGCGCGGGCGGCCGCAGCCACGAAGGGCGCATCATGCCAACGCACCGCTTCTCGGGCGACCACGTCGTGGTGCTCAAACTGGGGAACGGCTACAACATCGGCGTCTCGTGCGAAGGCGCCGAGCTGGAGCTGCTCGAGCGCGCTCCCGCGACGGCGGAAGCGACCGCCGTCGAGGCGCCCCCGCCAAGCGACCTGCCGCCGCTGACCATGCTCGGGACGGGCGGCACCATCGCTTCCTACGTCGACTACCAGACCGGCGCGGTCCATCCGGCCAAGAGCGCCGAGGAAATCGTCGCGGCGGTCGCGGGGCTGGCCGAGATTGCGAGCATCCGCGCCGAGGCGCTGCTCTCGCTGGCGTCGGAGGACATGCGGCCCGACGACTGGAGCGCGATTGCGAGCCGCGTCAGCGAGCTGCACGCCGAAGATGGCACCGGAATCGTAATCGGCCACGGCACCGACACTATGGCCTACACCGCCGCTGCGCTCGCGTTCCAGCTGCCGGTACTGCGCGCACCGGTCGTGCTGACTGGCTCGCAGCGCAGCAGCGACCGCCCTTCGAGCGACGCGCACCTGAATCTCGCCGGCGCGGCGCGCGCGGCACTCACAGACCTAGGCGAAGTTGCTATCGCGATGCACGCTTCTTCTAGCGACGATACGGTCGCGCTCTGGCGCGGGACGCGCGCGCGCAAGGCGCACTCATCGCGCCGCGATGCCTTCACGGCGCCGAACGGTGGCCGGCTCGGGAGCGTCGGCGACGCAGTCAAGTTCGATGCCGAGTACCGGCCGGTCGCCGACGAGACGCGGCTCGAAGCGGGCTTCGACCCCGACGTGGCGCTGGTCTGGAGCCACCCTGCGCTTACGGCGGGCGACTGGGAGGCGGCGACCGCTGGCAAGCGCGGGGTCGTCGTGGCGGGAACCGGGCTCGGCCACATTGGGAGCCATTTGCACGCCGCCGTGCGGGCGACCGCGCGCGACGCCGTCGTGGCGATGACGACGCAGTGCCTGGCGGGGTGCACGAACCTGAACGTCTACCGCAACGGCCGCGAACTGGGCGAGGCCGGCGTCATCGAGGCGGGCGATACGCTGCCGGAAACGGCACTCGTCAAGCTGATGTGGCTGCTGAAGCATCGCCCCGACTCGGCCGCCGAGGGAATGGGCGAGAACTTAGTAGGCGAGCTGGGCTCGCGCCGGTTTTTAGATTAAGCTTTTAGCAGCCCGGAACTGGCGCGCTCCATGCCTGACCCGCGCTACGCGACGCTCGCGTCGAATCTGGTTAACCACTCGATTCGCCTGCAAAAGGGCGAAAAGGTGCTCATCGAGGCGTTCGACCTGCCGGAGGCGATGGTCATCGCGCTGGTGCGCGCCGCACGCGAGGCGGGTGGCGCGCCGTTCGTGACGCTCAAGAACAACCGCGTCCTGCGCGAGCTTTACGTCGACGCGACCGCGGAGCAGATGCAGCTCTGCGGCGAGGTCGAGCTGGCGCGCATGCGCGAGATGGACGCCTACATCGGCATGCGCGGCAGCCGCAATATCGCCGAGATGTCCGACGTACCTTCCGAAAGGATGCAGCTCTACCAGACGCACTGGCTGCAGCCGGTCCACTTCCAGGAGCGGGTGCCCAATACCCGCTGGGTCGTCCTGCGCTGGCCGTCGCCGTCGATGGCGCAGCAGGCGGAGATGTCGACCGAGGAGTTCGAGGATTTCTACTTCGACGTCTGCTGTCTCGATTACGCGAAGATGGGCAAGGCCATGGAGCCGCTGAAGGCGCTAATGGAGCGTACCGACCGCGTCCACATCACCGGCCCCGATACCGACCTGCGCTTCTCCATCAAGGACATCCCGTCCATAATCTGCTCCGGGGACCGCAACATCCCCGACGGCGAATGCTTCACTGCGCCCGTGCGCGATTCGGTCGAGGGATACATCCACTTCAACGCGCGCACGCTCTACAACGGCACGATCTTCAGCGACGTGCGGCTCGAGTTCGCGGCGGGAAAAGTCATCGCTGCGACCGGCAGTGACGACGCGCGGCTCAACGAAATCCTGGACAGCGACGAAGGCGCGCGCTACGTCGGCGAGTTCTCGCTGGCGTTCAACCCCTTCATCCGCGAGCCGATGCTCGACATCCTGTTCGACGAGAAAATCGCCGGCAGCTTCCACTTCACCCCGGGAAACGCCTACGACGAGGCGGACAACGGCAACCGGTCGGAAGTCCACTGGGACATGGTGATGATTCAGCGCCCGGAACACGGCGGCGGCGAAATCCGCTTCGACGACGTGCTCATCCGCAAGGACGGGCTGTTCGTGCTGCCGGAGCTGGAAGGGCTTAACCCGGAGAACCTGCGCTAACGGGGCTACCGCACGGAGGGGCTGGCGGCGCGCCGCCAGCCCCTTAAGCCCCCCGCGTTTCGGGCAGCGATGGCATACAGCGACCTGTCCCCGGCCGACCGCAAGGTCTACGACTACCTGCGTCAGGATGATTTCGTCGCGAAGCCGTGGTCGACCGCGAAGGCGGCGAAGGCGCTGAAGCTGAAGCCGGCGCAGGTCTATGAGTCATTGAGCAGCATCGCGCACAACATGCGCAGCAACATCCACATCCACTACCGTGACGGTGCGCTGCGCATTGCCGCGGAATGAGCGACGCTGCCTG
The window above is part of the Candidatus Poseidoniia archaeon genome. Proteins encoded here:
- a CDS encoding HEAT repeat domain-containing protein gives rise to the protein MSWRDRFSELKDSVEEWREGSADRGFDSQVEKHLTTLKSGSEQARAAAVKALLVQVQAAERWREPIVKALLGTLPEQPAQPQLAIIEALQVLRELMPERQDDFFEAIQATLDSPHREVRLHVVKLWTGLSINSDRRRDETIPDLFELLDDDDKDVRYATQDALGRVLHKAPAQALPKLRDALKHRDWRVRYHAIVLLTALAGKQPQAAIKLAPAAVAALKSRDRVQERAAECVGVLGRHSPQAVAPAVPSLIRGLKSNSSELRKACATALGRIGNRDALVVMQAVPHLARALENDDWYIHVEVLKALGYIGANKPALVKPHLAIIRSRTTRAADRNITQTAKWALRKAGGS
- the gatD gene encoding Glu-tRNA(Gln) amidotransferase subunit GatD, yielding MPTAAEQFLKAHDARLHDRVRISAGGRSHEGRIMPTHRFSGDHVVVLKLGNGYNIGVSCEGAELELLERAPATAEATAVEAPPPSDLPPLTMLGTGGTIASYVDYQTGAVHPAKSAEEIVAAVAGLAEIASIRAEALLSLASEDMRPDDWSAIASRVSELHAEDGTGIVIGHGTDTMAYTAAALAFQLPVLRAPVVLTGSQRSSDRPSSDAHLNLAGAARAALTDLGEVAIAMHASSSDDTVALWRGTRARKAHSSRRDAFTAPNGGRLGSVGDAVKFDAEYRPVADETRLEAGFDPDVALVWSHPALTAGDWEAATAGKRGVVVAGTGLGHIGSHLHAAVRATARDAVVAMTTQCLAGCTNLNVYRNGRELGEAGVIEAGDTLPETALVKLMWLLKHRPDSAAEGMGENLVGELGSRRFLD
- a CDS encoding aminopeptidase, with translation MPDPRYATLASNLVNHSIRLQKGEKVLIEAFDLPEAMVIALVRAAREAGGAPFVTLKNNRVLRELYVDATAEQMQLCGEVELARMREMDAYIGMRGSRNIAEMSDVPSERMQLYQTHWLQPVHFQERVPNTRWVVLRWPSPSMAQQAEMSTEEFEDFYFDVCCLDYAKMGKAMEPLKALMERTDRVHITGPDTDLRFSIKDIPSIICSGDRNIPDGECFTAPVRDSVEGYIHFNARTLYNGTIFSDVRLEFAAGKVIAATGSDDARLNEILDSDEGARYVGEFSLAFNPFIREPMLDILFDEKIAGSFHFTPGNAYDEADNGNRSEVHWDMVMIQRPEHGGGEIRFDDVLIRKDGLFVLPELEGLNPENLR